Proteins from a single region of Haloarcula laminariae:
- a CDS encoding HAH_0734 family protein: protein MQKLIIRGDPGLRKGGRIEYDGEEYEVFAVARQGDWHGPDRVQLWCTIGSEDEQETFSKQDYIPNHLATDNVDAEAVTVLRERAEA from the coding sequence ATGCAGAAGCTCATCATCCGCGGCGACCCCGGCCTCCGGAAGGGCGGCCGCATCGAGTACGACGGCGAGGAGTACGAGGTGTTCGCGGTCGCCCGCCAGGGTGACTGGCACGGCCCCGACCGCGTCCAGCTGTGGTGTACCATCGGGAGCGAGGACGAACAGGAGACCTTCTCGAAGCAGGACTACATCCCGAACCATCTGGCGACCGACAACGTCGACGCCGAGGCCGTCACCGTCCTGCGCGAGCGGGCGGAAGCCTGA
- a CDS encoding 50S ribosomal protein L44e, whose product MEMPRRFNTYCPHCNEHNEHEVEKVRSGRSSGMKKVNDRQRKRRGTGIGNKGKFSKVPGGDKPTKKTDLKYICSDCGSAHLREGWRAGRLEFQE is encoded by the coding sequence ATGGAGATGCCGCGACGTTTCAACACGTACTGTCCGCACTGTAACGAGCACAACGAACACGAGGTCGAGAAGGTCCGATCGGGCCGCTCGTCCGGTATGAAAAAGGTCAACGACCGCCAGCGAAAGCGGCGTGGGACCGGTATCGGGAACAAGGGTAAGTTCTCGAAGGTCCCCGGTGGGGACAAGCCCACGAAGAAGACCGACCTGAAGTACATCTGCTCGGACTGTGGGAGCGCCCACCTCCGAGAGGGATGGCGCGCCGGTCGACTGGAGTTCCAGGAGTAA
- a CDS encoding 30S ribosomal protein S27e: MAGSFVTVACPDCENEQTLFEKAASEVDCAVCGHTLARPTGGKADIEGEVTAVAEAR; the protein is encoded by the coding sequence ATGGCAGGTAGCTTCGTCACCGTCGCCTGTCCGGACTGCGAGAACGAACAGACGCTCTTCGAGAAGGCCGCGAGCGAGGTCGACTGCGCCGTCTGCGGTCACACGCTCGCCCGCCCCACCGGCGGGAAGGCCGACATCGAAGGCGAAGTGACCGCCGTCGCCGAGGCCCGGTAA